One part of the Lapillicoccus jejuensis genome encodes these proteins:
- a CDS encoding transglycosylase domain-containing protein — MRAGRTTNIASVIKLLGAFVATSMVLGLLVAGVAMPAVGAAGQVARSGIDVFDSLPDSFTAAPLSQQSRIVAYDGSLLSTPYDENRVIVPLSAVSPIMRKAQVAIEDSRFYEHGGMDMRGVVRAVVSNAQGDVVQGGSTLTQQYVKQLLTETALQNGDTAAAASAQARSGLAGLTRKLQELKYSIELEKRLSKDQILQGYLNIVYYGDQAYGVEAASQHYFGHPASKLTLVEAATLAGLTQNPGTTDPVHYPAKAQARRNVVLDRMLELGVITQKDHDVAKSTPIAKTLRVTSPRSSCAGAGQFAYFCQYALAYLLKSPEMAVLGKTQKEREEKIYNGGLTIKTTLNPALAQVMKQQIEARVPEANDVRGIHIGSAGVTLDPNTGAVQGIAQNTTYTTASQTWDKTSVNWSVDQMYGGSGGFQFGSTEKAFALVTALEAGLPINTRVQAREAGPGKPTFYTSKEFPGGDDQCGLAGRAPWSVKNEANGEGGNLTLSQATAKSVNTAFVALVQQLGACKVRDTEVKLGLHKANGQPIPQNPPAIILGAAEVSPMTVANAYGVMAAGGKLCTASPISSITDANGKAIKVPQLGKDNCKQVVEPDIAAGVAAIMKATLASGGTASTSALAGGRPAAGKTGTSDGNNETWFVGYTPQLVTAVWTGTPLENSSVLDNITLAGQFYRVVYGSAISAPIWKGIMDYALQNQPATDFPAPSAVIANGNIQPFSPSPIGYSVANATAILQSQGFQVQVGGTIASNYRPGVVAGTLPRGSAPVGSTVTLLTSSGPAPRTQTQQQPPAGGAGGGGGAGNTGPGGGQGNGGPGGGNGGGAAGGATGTPPGQG; from the coding sequence ATGCGTGCGGGACGGACGACCAACATCGCCAGCGTGATCAAGCTGCTGGGAGCCTTCGTCGCGACGTCGATGGTGCTCGGTCTGCTGGTCGCCGGCGTGGCCATGCCCGCCGTCGGGGCCGCCGGCCAGGTCGCCCGCTCCGGCATCGACGTCTTCGACTCGCTGCCCGACTCGTTCACCGCCGCCCCGCTGTCGCAGCAGTCGCGGATCGTCGCGTACGACGGGAGCCTGCTCTCGACGCCGTACGACGAGAACCGCGTCATCGTCCCGCTCAGCGCCGTCTCGCCGATCATGCGCAAGGCGCAGGTCGCCATCGAGGACAGCCGCTTCTACGAGCACGGCGGCATGGACATGCGCGGCGTCGTGCGGGCCGTCGTCTCCAACGCCCAGGGCGACGTCGTCCAGGGTGGCTCGACCCTCACGCAGCAGTACGTCAAGCAGCTGCTCACGGAGACCGCGCTGCAGAACGGCGACACGGCCGCGGCGGCGTCGGCGCAGGCGCGGTCGGGACTGGCCGGCCTGACCCGCAAGCTGCAGGAGCTCAAGTACTCCATCGAGCTCGAGAAGCGCCTGAGCAAGGACCAGATCCTGCAGGGCTACCTCAACATCGTCTACTACGGCGACCAGGCGTACGGCGTCGAGGCCGCCTCGCAGCACTACTTCGGCCACCCGGCCAGCAAGCTGACGCTCGTCGAGGCGGCGACCCTCGCCGGCCTCACGCAGAACCCCGGGACGACGGACCCGGTGCACTACCCGGCCAAGGCGCAGGCCCGCCGCAACGTCGTGCTCGACCGCATGCTCGAGCTCGGGGTCATCACGCAGAAGGACCACGACGTCGCCAAGAGCACGCCGATCGCCAAGACGCTGCGGGTGACGTCGCCGCGCAGCTCGTGCGCGGGCGCCGGCCAGTTCGCCTACTTCTGCCAGTACGCCCTCGCGTACCTGCTCAAGAGCCCGGAGATGGCGGTGCTCGGCAAGACGCAGAAGGAGCGTGAGGAGAAGATCTACAACGGCGGCCTGACGATCAAGACCACGCTCAACCCGGCCCTGGCCCAGGTCATGAAGCAGCAGATCGAGGCGCGCGTCCCGGAGGCCAACGACGTCCGCGGCATCCACATCGGGTCGGCCGGGGTGACGCTCGACCCCAACACCGGCGCGGTCCAGGGCATCGCCCAGAACACGACGTACACGACGGCCTCGCAGACCTGGGACAAGACCTCGGTCAACTGGTCCGTCGACCAGATGTACGGCGGCTCGGGCGGGTTCCAGTTCGGCTCGACGGAGAAGGCCTTCGCCCTCGTCACCGCCCTCGAGGCCGGGCTGCCGATCAACACGCGCGTCCAGGCCCGCGAGGCCGGTCCGGGCAAGCCCACGTTCTACACGTCCAAGGAGTTCCCCGGCGGCGACGACCAGTGCGGCCTGGCCGGTCGCGCCCCGTGGTCGGTGAAGAACGAGGCCAACGGCGAGGGCGGCAACCTCACCCTCAGCCAGGCGACGGCGAAGTCGGTCAACACCGCGTTCGTCGCGCTCGTCCAGCAGCTCGGCGCCTGCAAGGTCCGCGACACCGAGGTCAAGCTCGGCCTGCACAAGGCCAACGGCCAGCCCATCCCCCAGAACCCGCCGGCCATCATCCTCGGTGCCGCCGAGGTGTCGCCCATGACGGTGGCCAACGCCTACGGCGTCATGGCGGCCGGCGGCAAGCTGTGCACCGCGAGCCCCATCTCCTCGATCACCGACGCCAACGGCAAGGCGATCAAGGTGCCGCAGCTCGGCAAGGACAACTGCAAGCAGGTCGTCGAGCCCGACATCGCCGCGGGCGTCGCCGCCATCATGAAGGCCACCCTGGCGAGCGGTGGCACCGCCTCGACCAGCGCCCTGGCCGGCGGCCGCCCGGCGGCCGGCAAGACGGGGACCTCCGACGGCAACAACGAGACGTGGTTCGTCGGCTACACCCCGCAGCTGGTCACCGCCGTGTGGACCGGCACGCCGCTGGAGAACAGCAGCGTCCTGGACAACATCACGCTGGCCGGCCAGTTCTACCGGGTCGTCTACGGCTCGGCGATCTCCGCCCCGATCTGGAAGGGGATCATGGACTACGCGCTGCAGAACCAGCCCGCGACCGACTTCCCCGCCCCGTCGGCGGTGATCGCGAACGGCAACATCCAGCCCTTCAGCCCCTCGCCGATCGGGTACTCCGTCGCCAACGCCACGGCCATCCTGCAGAGCCAGGGCTTCCAGGTGCAGGTCGGCGGCACCATCGCCTCCAACTACCGGCCGGGCGTCGTCGCCGGCACGCTGCCCCGTGGCAGCGCACCGGTCGGGTCGACCGTAACGCTGCTGACCTCCTCCGGGCCCGCCCCCCGCACCCAGACCCAGCAGCAGCCACCCGCGGGCGGTGCCGGAGGCGGCGGCGGAGCCGGCAACACCGGCCCCGGGGGCGGGCAGGGCAACGGTGGTCCCGGCGGCGGCAACGGCGGCGGTGCCGCCGGCGGAGCCACTGGCACCCCGCCCGGCCAGGGCTGA
- a CDS encoding WD40/YVTN/BNR-like repeat-containing protein, with translation MSRRRLLPVLAAAALAATAAVTAAPAATAEAASSTAAASPAVRLAWTLLPTGSTEHFRGLAAVSDRVAWVAGYDGTVLRTTDGGEHWASVGPKLSQANAALQFRDIEAFSADDAVVLSIGNGTDSRIYRTSDGGASWTATFVNHDEAAFYDCLAFSDPMHGVANSDPVDGRFRIVATDDGGRTWTRVPAAGMPPVQEGEAAFAASGQCLAAGTGDRFYLGSGGVPGTKARVFRSDDGGRTWDVASTPIRSGSSNGVNGIAFSSAKDGIAVGGSFVRSDLNGGASAWTTDGGATWQRPTVPTGGYRSGVSFAPGLAGVAVAVGLTGSDVTTDSGRTWETFDTGSFDTVSCTSGLVCWASGAEGRVARLTLAAG, from the coding sequence ATGAGCCGCCGACGCCTCCTGCCCGTCCTCGCCGCCGCCGCCCTCGCGGCGACCGCCGCCGTCACCGCCGCCCCCGCCGCCACGGCGGAGGCGGCCTCGTCCACCGCCGCCGCGAGCCCGGCCGTCCGCCTCGCGTGGACCCTGCTGCCCACCGGGTCCACCGAGCACTTCCGCGGCCTGGCCGCCGTGTCCGACCGCGTCGCGTGGGTCGCGGGCTACGACGGCACGGTCCTGCGCACCACCGACGGCGGGGAGCACTGGGCCTCGGTCGGGCCGAAGCTGTCCCAGGCCAACGCCGCCCTGCAGTTCCGCGACATCGAGGCGTTCTCCGCCGACGACGCGGTCGTGCTGTCGATCGGCAACGGCACGGACTCGCGGATCTACCGCACGTCCGACGGCGGGGCGAGCTGGACCGCGACCTTCGTCAACCACGACGAGGCGGCCTTCTACGACTGCCTCGCCTTCTCCGACCCGATGCACGGGGTGGCCAACAGCGACCCGGTCGACGGCCGGTTCCGGATCGTCGCCACCGACGACGGCGGACGCACGTGGACGCGGGTCCCGGCGGCAGGGATGCCGCCCGTCCAGGAGGGCGAGGCCGCCTTCGCCGCGAGCGGGCAGTGCCTCGCCGCCGGCACCGGCGACCGCTTCTACCTCGGCTCCGGTGGTGTGCCCGGCACCAAGGCGCGGGTCTTCCGCAGCGACGACGGCGGCCGCACCTGGGACGTCGCGTCGACACCGATCCGCAGCGGGAGCAGCAACGGCGTCAACGGGATCGCCTTCTCCTCGGCGAAGGACGGCATCGCCGTCGGCGGCAGCTTCGTGAGGTCGGACCTCAACGGCGGTGCGTCGGCGTGGACGACCGACGGCGGGGCCACCTGGCAGCGCCCGACCGTCCCCACCGGGGGCTACCGCTCCGGGGTGTCCTTCGCGCCCGGCCTCGCCGGGGTCGCCGTCGCCGTCGGCCTCACCGGCTCGGACGTGACGACCGACTCCGGTCGCACCTGGGAGACCTTCGACACCGGCTCGTTCGACACGGTGTCGTGCACGAGCGGGCTGGTCTGCTGGGCCTCCGGGGCCGAGGGCCGGGTCGCCCGGCTCACCCTCGCCGCGGGCTGA
- a CDS encoding SigE family RNA polymerase sigma factor, whose translation MADVGDDGAFVAFLTSHHASLYRTAFLLTGTEHEAEELLQEAVVRLYRRRSLLSRADAPVAYARRALVNTFVSRRRTAAVRTPTAPLSAAVDRPSTGDPCGELDDRSALWLMLLTLPERQRAALVLRYYLDLPETEIATAIGCRPATVRSLVSRGLAALRTQPHPFVTETGDRA comes from the coding sequence ATGGCCGACGTGGGTGACGACGGGGCGTTCGTGGCGTTCCTGACGAGCCACCACGCCAGCCTCTACCGCACGGCGTTCCTGCTCACCGGCACGGAGCACGAGGCCGAGGAGCTGCTGCAGGAGGCGGTCGTCCGCCTCTACCGGCGTCGGTCCCTGCTGTCCCGCGCCGACGCACCGGTCGCCTACGCCCGTCGGGCGCTCGTCAACACGTTCGTCAGCCGCCGCCGGACCGCGGCGGTCCGCACCCCGACCGCGCCGCTGTCCGCCGCCGTCGACCGACCGTCCACCGGCGACCCGTGCGGCGAGCTCGACGACCGGTCCGCGCTGTGGCTGATGCTGCTCACCCTGCCCGAGCGGCAGCGCGCCGCCCTCGTCCTGCGCTACTACCTCGACCTGCCCGAGACCGAGATCGCCACCGCGATCGGTTGCCGGCCGGCCACCGTCCGCAGCCTCGTCAGCCGGGGGCTCGCGGCGCTGAGGACGCAGCCCCACCCCTTCGTCACCGAGACCGGAGACCGCGCATGA
- a CDS encoding GatB/YqeY domain-containing protein, translating to MTLKETLRTDLTAAMKARDTTRSATLRMALTSVTNAEVAGDTAVELDDDAVLKVLAKEAKKRKEAATAYRDANRPELADKEEAELAVLEAYLPQQLGDDEVQELVRQAVAETGATGMAQMGLVMKTVQPLVAGRADGAKVAAAVRAALA from the coding sequence ATGACGCTCAAGGAGACGCTGCGCACCGACCTCACCGCCGCGATGAAGGCCCGCGACACCACGCGGTCGGCGACGCTGCGGATGGCGCTGACCTCCGTGACGAACGCCGAGGTCGCCGGCGACACGGCCGTCGAGCTCGACGACGACGCGGTGCTCAAGGTCCTGGCCAAAGAGGCCAAGAAGCGCAAGGAGGCGGCGACGGCGTACCGCGACGCGAACCGTCCCGAGCTCGCCGACAAGGAGGAGGCGGAGCTCGCCGTCCTCGAGGCCTACCTGCCCCAGCAGCTCGGCGACGACGAGGTGCAGGAGCTGGTCCGGCAGGCCGTCGCGGAGACCGGCGCGACGGGCATGGCCCAGATGGGCCTGGTCATGAAGACGGTGCAGCCGCTCGTCGCCGGGCGCGCGGACGGCGCGAAGGTGGCCGCCGCGGTGCGCGCCGCGCTCGCCTGA
- a CDS encoding metallophosphoesterase has translation MRPLVRAGLQAGLGAAALGAAGFGYASLVERNLFTLRRRSMPVLPRGHRPIRVLHLSDLHLMPEQRRKVEWVRGLAELQPDLVVDTGDNIAHPDSIDVALEAFEPLFDVPGVFVMGSNDYWAPTFKNPLRYVVHGSSRHFSGGDPQPLPTHRLTAGLEAGGWRDLTNTRAVVEVAGEPVELVGVDDPHIDRDRYDVVAGPADPSVLLTVGVTHAPYQRVLDAMVRDGAEVLIAGHTHGGQVCVPFYGALVTNCDIDASRVKGVSRWWAGAGHQPSSAAPKDAAWLEVSAGLGTSPYAPMRFACRPEATLLTLEPTR, from the coding sequence ATGCGACCCCTCGTGCGAGCAGGCCTGCAGGCAGGGCTCGGAGCCGCCGCGCTGGGTGCCGCCGGGTTCGGGTACGCCTCGCTCGTCGAGCGCAACCTGTTCACCCTGCGCCGCCGCAGCATGCCCGTCCTCCCCCGCGGCCACCGCCCGATCCGGGTGCTGCACCTCAGCGACCTGCACCTCATGCCCGAGCAGCGCCGCAAGGTCGAGTGGGTGCGCGGGCTCGCCGAGCTGCAGCCGGACCTCGTCGTCGACACGGGCGACAACATCGCCCACCCGGACTCGATCGACGTCGCCCTCGAGGCGTTCGAGCCGCTGTTCGACGTGCCCGGGGTGTTCGTCATGGGCTCCAACGACTACTGGGCGCCGACCTTCAAGAACCCGCTGCGCTACGTCGTCCACGGCAGCTCACGGCACTTCTCCGGCGGGGACCCGCAGCCGCTGCCGACGCACCGGCTGACCGCGGGCCTGGAGGCCGGCGGCTGGCGCGACCTCACCAACACCCGGGCGGTGGTCGAGGTCGCGGGCGAGCCGGTGGAGCTCGTCGGTGTCGACGACCCGCACATCGACCGGGACCGGTACGACGTCGTCGCCGGACCCGCCGACCCGTCGGTGCTGCTGACGGTGGGCGTCACGCACGCGCCGTACCAGCGGGTGCTCGACGCGATGGTCCGGGACGGGGCGGAGGTGCTCATCGCGGGCCACACCCACGGCGGGCAGGTCTGCGTGCCGTTCTACGGCGCGCTGGTGACCAACTGCGACATCGACGCGAGCCGGGTCAAGGGCGTCTCCCGGTGGTGGGCCGGCGCCGGGCACCAGCCCTCGAGCGCCGCCCCGAAGGACGCCGCCTGGCTCGAGGTGTCGGCGGGGCTGGGCACGTCGCCGTACGCGCCCATGCGCTTCGCCTGCCGCCCCGAGGCGACGCTGCTCACCCTCGAACCCACGCGCTGA
- a CDS encoding FAD-binding protein, which translates to MTTSTTSDLGTNWAGNHTYAARALLTPGSVEELQEVVAGADRVRALGSRHSFSDLTDTDGVLVDLSGLPRDIEVDEGALTVRVGGGVRYGDLAVALERAGWALANLASLPHISVAGAVATGTHGSGDRNQSLSASVVSLDLVGPDGSLRTVRRGDDDFAGSVVALGALGVVARLELDVVPTYLLRQEVRTGLRWEAVERDLDAITGAGYSVSMFTHLDDEEVAQLWVKTHADAPPLADAVGLVGTVAAPQTRHMLRGVAVDAVTAQGGEPGPWLDRLPHFRMEHTPSNGEELQSEWFVGRPDAVGAIRAWRGALAPYVGLVQVAEIRTIAADDLWLSGAYRRDSVGFHMTWLRDEPAVRTACRAVEAALAPYAARPHWGKVFETPREELVRVHPRLSDFAALRERVDPEHVFGNAFLDRVLPEGAEV; encoded by the coding sequence GTGACCACCTCGACGACGAGCGACCTCGGCACCAACTGGGCGGGCAACCACACGTACGCCGCCCGCGCCCTCCTCACCCCCGGCAGCGTCGAGGAGCTGCAGGAGGTCGTGGCCGGTGCCGACCGCGTCCGGGCCCTCGGATCACGGCACTCGTTCTCCGACCTCACGGACACCGACGGCGTCCTCGTCGACCTGTCCGGGCTGCCCCGCGACATCGAGGTCGACGAGGGCGCGCTCACGGTCCGGGTCGGCGGCGGGGTCCGGTACGGCGACCTGGCCGTCGCCCTCGAGCGCGCGGGCTGGGCGCTGGCCAACCTCGCCTCGCTGCCGCACATCTCGGTGGCGGGCGCCGTCGCCACCGGGACCCACGGCTCGGGCGACCGCAACCAGTCGCTGTCGGCCTCCGTGGTCTCGCTCGACCTCGTCGGACCCGACGGGTCGCTGCGCACGGTCCGCCGCGGTGACGACGACTTCGCCGGCTCCGTCGTCGCCCTCGGCGCGCTCGGGGTCGTCGCCCGGCTCGAGCTCGACGTCGTGCCGACCTACCTGCTGCGCCAGGAGGTCCGCACCGGCCTGCGGTGGGAGGCGGTCGAGCGCGACCTCGACGCCATCACCGGAGCGGGCTACAGCGTCAGCATGTTCACCCACCTCGACGACGAGGAGGTCGCGCAGCTGTGGGTCAAGACCCACGCCGACGCGCCACCGCTCGCCGACGCCGTCGGGCTCGTCGGGACGGTCGCCGCCCCGCAGACGCGGCACATGCTGCGCGGCGTCGCGGTCGACGCGGTCACCGCGCAGGGCGGCGAGCCGGGCCCGTGGCTCGACCGGCTCCCGCACTTCCGGATGGAGCACACGCCGAGCAACGGCGAGGAGCTGCAGAGCGAGTGGTTCGTCGGGCGCCCCGACGCGGTCGGGGCCATCCGGGCGTGGCGCGGGGCGCTGGCGCCGTACGTCGGCCTGGTGCAGGTGGCCGAGATCCGCACCATCGCGGCGGACGACCTGTGGCTGAGCGGCGCCTACCGGCGCGACAGCGTCGGGTTCCACATGACCTGGCTGCGCGACGAGCCCGCCGTGCGCACCGCCTGCCGGGCGGTCGAAGCCGCCCTGGCGCCGTACGCCGCCCGGCCGCACTGGGGCAAGGTCTTCGAGACCCCGCGCGAGGAGCTGGTCCGGGTGCACCCGCGCCTCTCCGACTTCGCCGCGCTGCGCGAGCGGGTGGACCCCGAGCACGTCTTCGGCAACGCGTTCCTCGACAGGGTCCTGCCGGAGGGTGCGGAGGTCTAG
- a CDS encoding putative bifunctional diguanylate cyclase/phosphodiesterase, protein MTSSTRAAAPAPTTWSSTRRLRRLVRDWVPEGNLLDDDTWDARHRVITRLALLQTIALGVFALAVGKGLASAAVAVLVPGLPALGGLLSTQHRRLRMLSVVTSLMFASATLVDLTDGLTEAHFHFFVMLGVVSLYQDWAAFGLCVLITVLHHAVMGLTMPGSVFAGVQQREHPVQWAAVHGGFILAASLTHIVAWRFTERVGQRDPLTQLPNRATFGERVTEALRRHDGPVSVLFIDLDNFKEINDSHGHHVGDLALTRTAAVIEESLRAGDLVARLGGDEFAVLVLGDEWAAEVVAARITRALTAPFVAEGRDVFVTASIGVADTELVGVRETDELLRGADMAMYCAKGTGRNAVVHYSPRLDDEVRARTALAADLRHALERGELEVFYQPVVRGTPAVLCGVEALLRWNHPERGLVPPLEFVPLAEASGDIDAIGRWVLTQAAAQVAVWHRELPGAEDLELAVNLSPVQLRDPGLLTIVGDALHQAGLAPGHLIVEVTESMLLSDLDLARRQLDALRTLGIQVAIDDFGTGYSSLSYLARLPADQVKIDKSFVRDLGEDRSPSVPLVRSIVEMARALGLDVQAEGVEETVQETILAELGCDRAQGYLYSRPVPAAQLAELAAALGAASPTPLVRLDEAS, encoded by the coding sequence GTGACCTCGTCGACCCGTGCCGCCGCGCCCGCACCCACGACCTGGAGCAGCACGCGTCGGCTGCGCCGGCTCGTGCGGGACTGGGTGCCCGAGGGCAACCTCCTGGACGACGACACGTGGGACGCCCGGCACCGCGTCATCACGCGGCTGGCCCTGCTGCAGACGATCGCGCTGGGGGTCTTCGCCCTGGCCGTCGGCAAGGGGCTCGCCTCCGCCGCCGTCGCCGTGCTGGTGCCCGGACTGCCGGCCCTCGGGGGGCTGCTGTCCACCCAGCACCGGCGGCTGCGGATGCTCTCGGTCGTCACCAGCCTGATGTTCGCCTCGGCGACCCTGGTCGACCTGACCGACGGGCTGACCGAGGCGCACTTCCACTTCTTCGTCATGCTCGGCGTCGTCTCGCTCTACCAGGACTGGGCCGCCTTCGGCCTGTGCGTCCTCATCACCGTCCTGCACCACGCGGTGATGGGGCTGACCATGCCCGGCAGCGTCTTCGCCGGGGTCCAGCAGCGCGAGCACCCCGTGCAGTGGGCGGCCGTGCACGGCGGGTTCATCCTCGCCGCGTCGCTGACCCACATCGTCGCCTGGCGCTTCACCGAGCGCGTGGGCCAGCGCGACCCGCTCACCCAGCTGCCCAACCGGGCGACGTTCGGGGAGCGGGTCACCGAGGCGCTGCGCCGTCACGACGGCCCGGTGTCCGTGCTCTTCATCGACCTGGACAACTTCAAGGAGATCAACGACTCCCACGGGCACCACGTCGGCGACCTCGCCCTCACCCGCACCGCGGCGGTCATCGAGGAGAGCCTGCGCGCGGGCGACCTCGTCGCCCGCCTCGGGGGGGACGAGTTCGCGGTGCTGGTGCTCGGGGACGAGTGGGCCGCCGAGGTCGTCGCCGCCCGGATCACCCGCGCGCTCACCGCGCCGTTCGTCGCCGAGGGGCGCGACGTCTTCGTCACGGCGAGCATCGGGGTCGCCGACACCGAGCTGGTCGGCGTCCGGGAGACCGACGAGCTGCTGCGCGGTGCCGACATGGCCATGTACTGCGCCAAGGGCACGGGTCGCAACGCCGTCGTGCACTACTCGCCGCGCCTCGACGACGAGGTGCGCGCCCGGACGGCCCTCGCCGCCGACCTGCGCCACGCGCTGGAGCGCGGCGAGCTCGAGGTCTTCTACCAACCCGTGGTCCGCGGCACCCCGGCCGTCCTGTGCGGGGTCGAGGCGCTGCTGCGTTGGAACCACCCGGAGCGCGGCCTCGTCCCGCCGCTCGAGTTCGTCCCCCTCGCCGAGGCCTCGGGCGACATCGACGCCATCGGCCGGTGGGTGCTCACGCAGGCCGCCGCGCAGGTCGCCGTGTGGCACCGCGAGCTGCCCGGCGCCGAGGACCTCGAGCTGGCCGTCAACCTCTCCCCGGTCCAGCTGCGCGACCCCGGTCTGCTGACGATCGTCGGCGACGCGCTCCACCAGGCGGGCCTCGCACCCGGCCACCTGATCGTCGAGGTCACCGAGTCGATGCTGCTCTCCGACCTCGACCTGGCCCGGCGCCAGCTCGACGCCCTGCGCACCCTCGGCATCCAGGTCGCGATCGACGACTTCGGCACCGGCTACTCGTCGCTGTCCTACCTCGCCCGGCTCCCCGCCGACCAGGTGAAGATCGACAAGTCCTTCGTCCGCGACCTCGGCGAGGACCGCTCCCCGTCCGTGCCGCTCGTGCGCAGCATCGTCGAGATGGCCCGCGCCCTCGGCCTGGACGTGCAGGCGGAGGGTGTCGAGGAGACCGTCCAGGAGACGATCCTCGCCGAGCTCGGCTGCGACCGCGCCCAGGGCTACCTCTACTCGCGGCCGGTGCCGGCGGCGCAGCTGGCCGAGTTGGCCGCAGCGCTCGGCGCCGCCTCCCCGACCCCCCTGGTCCGGCTCGACGAGGCCTCGTGA
- a CDS encoding sulfotransferase family protein, whose product MALPDFLVIGAPKAGSTAVHAALTGHPQLFLSTPKEPKFFLSDGTPPPRERHRGPGDGHSRQEWVWKREDYERLFDAAPPGVLKGESTPFYLWDREAHVRIARALPDVRLVAVVRDPVDRAYSNWVHLRSDGLEPEADFLTACRLEEQRAAAGWAPFWRYLELGRYGEQLAHLFEHVDRERVHVIRYRELVDAPARTLDGIAAFLGVATGVVTTVPASNTHGWADDTPTNSALRRAIRAGAHAGRHLPPQAWRRRLERPLVRALQRGDEPRPRLSPAVRRQLLPAFDRDVHRLQDLLDRPFDDWLSDAGRGSFSARR is encoded by the coding sequence ATGGCCCTTCCCGACTTCCTCGTCATCGGCGCCCCCAAGGCGGGGTCCACCGCGGTCCACGCCGCCCTCACCGGCCACCCGCAGCTCTTCCTCAGCACCCCCAAGGAGCCCAAGTTCTTCCTCTCCGACGGCACCCCGCCCCCGCGCGAGCGGCACCGCGGACCCGGCGACGGCCACAGCCGCCAGGAGTGGGTCTGGAAGCGGGAGGACTACGAGCGCCTGTTCGACGCCGCGCCCCCCGGCGTGCTCAAGGGCGAGAGCACCCCGTTCTACCTGTGGGACCGCGAGGCGCACGTCCGCATCGCCCGCGCCCTGCCCGACGTCCGGCTCGTCGCCGTCGTGCGCGACCCCGTCGACCGCGCGTACTCCAACTGGGTCCACCTGCGCTCCGACGGCCTCGAGCCGGAGGCCGACTTCCTCACGGCCTGCCGGCTGGAGGAGCAGCGCGCCGCCGCCGGCTGGGCGCCCTTCTGGCGCTACCTCGAGCTGGGTCGGTACGGCGAGCAGCTGGCCCACCTCTTCGAGCACGTCGACCGCGAGCGCGTCCACGTCATCCGCTACCGCGAGCTGGTCGACGCCCCCGCCCGGACGCTGGACGGGATCGCGGCGTTCCTCGGGGTGGCCACCGGGGTCGTGACGACCGTCCCGGCCTCCAACACCCACGGTTGGGCCGACGACACCCCCACGAACTCGGCGCTGCGCCGCGCCATCCGCGCCGGCGCGCACGCGGGACGGCACCTGCCGCCCCAGGCCTGGCGCCGCCGGCTGGAGCGGCCGCTGGTGCGCGCCCTCCAGCGCGGCGACGAGCCCCGCCCGCGACTCTCCCCGGCCGTACGGCGCCAGCTCCTCCCCGCCTTCGACCGCGACGTGCACCGGCTCCAGGACCTGCTGGACCGGCCCTTCGACGACTGGCTGTCGGACGCCGGGCGGGGCAGCTTCAGCGCCCGCCGCTGA
- a CDS encoding cellulase family glycosylhydrolase, with the protein MTWSARTARRLLAGTAALTCCATLAAAPGAQATGASPAATTGSAVLDPASFKGVNWADPRDNYVDGPVVPTGLSTSDDYRTTYRKATAVLGELVRIGRINTVRLPVNPYSVGTAWWGSYRAAVDAATDLHLKVILSYWEGTAHKDGLVDDPVSWDTMWATLTGTYQRNPKVLFEPMNEPFGYSDTDLRALEARWIADHPLIPRHRVVVSGTGYNDHTSTQCADPALAGTYVSQHFYGFWHQGPSYAQWRENLQGRIAGCEGRLIVDEFGSPMTAGYDYTASATGTTDAERKEYVAYLQATTDLIRETGAGGVYWPGLRAADSYSLTTLDPVGRRISLSLNSTSGLKLLEWAWGRGTRPPHPAP; encoded by the coding sequence ATGACGTGGAGCGCCCGCACCGCCCGCCGCCTGCTCGCCGGCACCGCCGCCCTCACCTGCTGCGCCACGCTCGCCGCCGCCCCCGGAGCCCAGGCCACCGGTGCGTCGCCCGCGGCGACCACCGGTTCGGCCGTCCTCGACCCGGCGTCGTTCAAGGGCGTCAACTGGGCCGACCCGCGCGACAACTACGTCGACGGCCCCGTCGTGCCGACCGGGCTCAGCACCTCGGACGACTACCGGACGACGTACCGCAAGGCGACGGCGGTCCTCGGTGAGCTCGTGCGGATCGGCCGGATCAACACCGTCCGGCTCCCCGTCAACCCCTACTCCGTCGGGACGGCGTGGTGGGGCTCCTACCGCGCCGCCGTCGACGCGGCGACCGACCTGCACCTCAAGGTCATCCTCAGCTACTGGGAGGGGACCGCGCACAAGGACGGGCTGGTCGACGACCCCGTTTCCTGGGACACGATGTGGGCGACGCTGACCGGCACCTACCAGCGCAACCCGAAGGTGCTCTTCGAGCCGATGAACGAGCCCTTCGGCTACAGCGACACCGACCTGCGCGCCCTCGAGGCCAGGTGGATCGCCGACCACCCGCTCATCCCCCGCCACCGCGTCGTCGTCAGCGGCACCGGCTACAACGACCACACCTCGACCCAGTGCGCGGACCCCGCGCTCGCGGGCACGTACGTCAGCCAGCACTTCTACGGGTTCTGGCACCAGGGGCCGTCGTACGCGCAGTGGCGCGAGAACCTGCAGGGGCGGATCGCCGGGTGCGAGGGGCGGCTGATCGTCGACGAGTTCGGCTCGCCGATGACGGCGGGCTACGACTACACGGCCTCGGCGACGGGCACCACCGACGCGGAGCGCAAAGAGTACGTCGCCTACCTCCAGGCGACGACCGACCTCATCCGCGAGACCGGGGCGGGTGGCGTCTACTGGCCCGGGCTGCGGGCCGCGGACAGCTACAGCCTCACCACGCTCGACCCTGTCGGACGGCGGATCTCGTTGTCGCTCAACAGCACCAGCGGGCTCAAGCTGCTCGAGTGGGCCTGGGGGCGCGGCACGCGCCCGCCGCACCCGGCCCCCTGA